A genomic stretch from Sinorhizobium terangae includes:
- the lepA gene encoding translation elongation factor 4 encodes MSTTSSKTPLSHIRNFSIVAHIDHGKSTLADRLIQSTGGLAEREMSEQVLDSMDIERERGITIKAQTVRLHYKANDGETYVLNLIDTPGHVDFAYEVSRSLSACEGSLLVVDASQGVEAQTLANVYQAIDNNHELVTVLNKIDLPAAEPERIKEQIEEVIGIDASDAVLISAKTGLGIPDVLEAIVQKLPAPKSSGGEKAPLKALLVDSWYDTYLGVMVLVRIIDGVLTKGQTIRMMGTGAKYTIERVGVLTPKMVAMDSLGPGEIGFITASIKEVADTRVGDTITEDKRPTSEALPGFKPAQPVVFCGLFPVDAADFEELRGAMGKLRLNDASFSFEMESSAALGFGFRCGFLGLLHLEIIQERLSREFDLDLIATAPSVVYQLTMTDGTEKELHNPADMPDVVKISEFREPWIRATILTPDEYLGGILKLCQDRRGIQTELTYVGNRAMLTYDLPLNEVVFDFYDRLKSISKGYASFDYNLSDYRESDLVKMSILVNGEPVDALSMLVHRSAAEKRGRVMCEKLKDLIPQHMFQIPIQAAIGGRIIARETVRALRKDVTAKCYGGDATRKRKLLEKQKEGKKRMRQFGKVEIPQEAFIAALKMGDE; translated from the coding sequence ATGAGCACAACATCTTCCAAGACGCCCCTGTCGCATATCCGCAACTTCTCGATCGTGGCCCATATCGACCACGGCAAATCGACGCTCGCCGACCGGCTGATCCAGTCGACCGGTGGTCTTGCCGAGCGCGAAATGTCCGAGCAGGTGCTGGACAGCATGGATATCGAGCGCGAGCGCGGCATCACGATCAAGGCCCAGACCGTGCGCCTGCACTACAAGGCCAATGACGGCGAAACCTATGTGCTGAACCTCATCGACACGCCCGGCCACGTCGACTTCGCCTATGAAGTCTCGCGCTCGCTTTCAGCCTGCGAGGGTTCGCTGCTCGTGGTCGATGCCAGCCAGGGTGTCGAAGCCCAGACGCTCGCCAACGTCTACCAGGCGATCGACAACAACCACGAGCTCGTCACCGTGCTCAACAAGATCGACCTGCCGGCGGCCGAACCGGAGCGCATCAAGGAGCAGATCGAGGAAGTGATCGGCATCGACGCTTCCGACGCCGTGCTGATCTCGGCCAAGACCGGCCTCGGCATCCCGGACGTGCTCGAGGCGATCGTCCAGAAGCTGCCGGCCCCGAAGAGTTCGGGCGGCGAGAAGGCGCCGCTGAAGGCGCTGCTCGTCGACAGCTGGTACGACACCTATCTCGGCGTCATGGTGCTCGTGCGTATCATCGACGGCGTGCTGACCAAGGGCCAGACCATCCGCATGATGGGCACCGGGGCGAAATACACGATCGAGCGCGTCGGCGTGCTGACGCCGAAGATGGTCGCGATGGATTCGCTCGGGCCCGGTGAGATCGGCTTCATCACCGCCTCGATCAAGGAAGTGGCCGACACCCGCGTCGGCGATACAATCACCGAGGACAAGCGCCCGACGTCGGAGGCGCTACCGGGCTTCAAGCCGGCGCAGCCGGTGGTGTTCTGCGGCCTATTCCCGGTCGATGCCGCCGATTTCGAGGAACTGCGCGGCGCCATGGGCAAGCTCAGGCTCAACGACGCCTCGTTCTCGTTCGAAATGGAATCCTCCGCCGCCCTCGGCTTCGGCTTCCGCTGCGGCTTCCTGGGGCTTCTGCATCTGGAAATCATCCAGGAACGGCTGTCGCGCGAGTTCGACCTCGACCTCATCGCGACCGCCCCCTCGGTCGTTTATCAGCTGACGATGACCGACGGCACCGAGAAGGAACTGCACAACCCGGCCGACATGCCGGACGTCGTCAAGATCTCCGAATTCCGCGAGCCCTGGATCCGGGCGACGATCCTGACGCCGGACGAATATCTCGGCGGCATCCTAAAACTCTGCCAGGACCGGCGCGGCATCCAGACGGAACTGACCTATGTCGGCAACCGGGCGATGCTCACCTACGACCTGCCGCTCAACGAAGTGGTCTTCGATTTCTACGATCGCCTGAAGTCGATCTCCAAGGGCTACGCCTCGTTCGACTACAACCTCTCGGACTATCGCGAGAGCGACCTCGTCAAGATGTCGATCCTGGTCAACGGCGAGCCGGTCGATGCGCTTTCGATGCTCGTCCACCGCTCGGCCGCGGAAAAGCGCGGTCGCGTCATGTGCGAGAAGTTGAAGGACCTGATCCCGCAGCACATGTTCCAGATCCCGATCCAGGCCGCAATCGGCGGCCGCATCATCGCCCGCGAGACCGTCAGGGCGCTCCGGAAGGACGTGACGGCGAAGTGCTACGGCGGCGACGCCACCCGCAAGCGCAAGCTTCTGGAAAAGCAGAAGGAAGGCAAGAAGCGCATGCGCCAGTTCGGCAAGGTGGAGATTCCGCAGGAGGCATTTATCGCGGCGCTCAAGATGGGCGATGAGTGA
- a CDS encoding GFA family protein, with translation MSEAIEGGCFCGRIRYRLKARPMFVHCCHCSDCQRQVGSAFAINGIIEAENVEMLKGEPVMVSLSTDSGRPHDVYRCADCQSALWSDYGRRNWLTFVRIATLDRPSDFPPDVHIYTRSKLDWVALPAGAKAFEEYYDMQALWPKESLERRDRAYAKSKGQARP, from the coding sequence ATGAGCGAAGCGATTGAGGGCGGATGCTTTTGCGGTCGCATCCGTTATCGGCTGAAGGCGCGGCCGATGTTTGTCCACTGTTGCCATTGCAGCGATTGCCAGCGGCAGGTGGGAAGCGCTTTCGCGATCAACGGCATCATCGAGGCGGAAAACGTCGAAATGCTCAAGGGCGAGCCCGTGATGGTCTCACTGTCGACCGACAGCGGCCGCCCGCACGACGTCTATCGCTGTGCCGACTGCCAGTCAGCGCTCTGGAGCGACTATGGCCGCCGCAACTGGCTGACCTTCGTCCGCATCGCAACGCTCGACCGGCCATCGGATTTTCCGCCGGACGTGCACATCTATACGCGCTCGAAACTCGACTGGGTGGCGTTGCCGGCGGGCGCCAAGGCATTCGAGGAATATTACGACATGCAGGCGCTGTGGCCGAAGGAGAGCCTGGAGCGGCGCGATCGCGCCTATGCCAAGTCGAAAGGACAGGCGCGCCCATGA
- a CDS encoding type II toxin-antitoxin system CcdA family antitoxin gives MTRSTARRPTNLSLDGDLLSKARDLKINVSRAAEEGIAQAIKTEREKLWRIENAKAITDANALVEKRGLPLAKHRQF, from the coding sequence ATGACACGATCAACCGCAAGACGGCCAACCAATCTCTCGCTGGACGGCGATTTGCTTTCAAAGGCGCGCGATCTGAAAATCAACGTTTCGCGCGCGGCGGAAGAAGGCATCGCGCAAGCGATCAAGACCGAACGAGAAAAGCTCTGGCGTATTGAGAACGCGAAGGCGATCACCGATGCCAACGCCTTGGTCGAAAAGCGGGGCCTGCCGCTGGCGAAACATCGGCAGTTCTAA
- a CDS encoding GNAT family N-acetyltransferase, which produces MSEINIRVLCEEETRAALPALAEILSDCVEGGASVGFMQPFAPKDALPFWEAVCASVARGETVLIAADVDGRVVGTVQLGIGTMPNQPHRADIKKLLVHRDARGLGLARRLMDKAEAEAVKRGRRVLVLDTATGEPAEAIYDRFGWMRAGVVPDYALMPDGRYCDTTFFYKHLAL; this is translated from the coding sequence ATGTCTGAAATAAACATCCGCGTGCTCTGCGAAGAAGAAACCCGCGCCGCTCTGCCGGCGCTTGCCGAGATCCTTTCCGATTGCGTCGAGGGTGGCGCGTCGGTCGGCTTCATGCAGCCTTTCGCACCGAAGGATGCCTTGCCTTTCTGGGAGGCGGTTTGCGCCTCCGTCGCCCGAGGCGAAACGGTGCTGATTGCTGCCGATGTCGACGGCCGGGTCGTCGGTACAGTGCAACTCGGCATCGGGACCATGCCAAACCAGCCGCACCGCGCCGACATCAAGAAGCTGCTCGTCCACCGGGATGCCCGGGGCCTCGGTCTTGCGCGCCGGCTGATGGACAAAGCCGAAGCGGAAGCGGTGAAGCGCGGCCGCCGGGTGCTGGTGCTCGACACTGCCACCGGTGAGCCGGCGGAGGCGATCTATGACCGCTTCGGCTGGATGCGCGCCGGCGTCGTTCCCGACTATGCGCTGATGCCGGATGGCCGCTATTGCGACACGACCTTCTTCTACAAGCATCTCGCGCTTTAA
- a CDS encoding GNAT family N-acetyltransferase, which translates to MTDNVAINVRPAHADDIPTLRAFLNEIIRIGGTTAHETPFTDESFAAHFLTCPGFVSCYVAEDADGRACAFQGLERWAGLPDGWVDIGTFARPHAKVRGAGMALFTATKAYARAAGFQAINATIRADNIGGLAYYGKMGFIDYKVDKAVPLQDGRPVDRSSKCYLL; encoded by the coding sequence ATGACAGATAACGTGGCGATAAATGTCCGTCCGGCGCATGCCGACGACATTCCGACGCTCCGCGCCTTTCTGAACGAGATCATCCGGATCGGCGGCACCACCGCCCACGAAACGCCGTTTACCGACGAGAGCTTCGCCGCGCATTTTCTGACCTGTCCCGGCTTCGTCAGCTGTTATGTCGCCGAGGATGCGGATGGCCGGGCTTGCGCCTTTCAGGGATTGGAGCGCTGGGCCGGGCTTCCGGATGGCTGGGTGGATATCGGAACTTTTGCCCGGCCACATGCGAAGGTTCGTGGCGCCGGAATGGCGCTCTTTACTGCCACCAAGGCATATGCGCGCGCCGCCGGCTTCCAGGCGATCAATGCCACGATTCGCGCGGATAACATCGGTGGCTTGGCCTATTACGGCAAGATGGGCTTTATCGATTACAAGGTCGACAAGGCGGTGCCGCTGCAGGATGGTCGGCCGGTCGATCGTAGTTCGAAGTGCTATTTGCTGTAG
- a CDS encoding exopolysaccharide biosynthesis protein: MAIEFGDTERSLSDTLNGMIASIKGNTITLRELMIGIGEHGFLLLCALLTLPFLIPVSIPGVSTVFGAAIILISLAITLNRLPWLPQRILDRKIETEKLVPTLKKGAAFVSKLDRFVRPRLSFLTQGAFMNRFNGLMIMAGGVLLMFPLGLIPLSNTLPGIAILLLSLGIIQRDGLMVAGGYLFLIATTIYFAVLAYLALAAGQGLSHFFVS; encoded by the coding sequence ATGGCGATCGAGTTCGGCGACACGGAACGCAGTCTCAGTGACACGCTGAACGGCATGATCGCCTCGATCAAGGGCAATACGATCACGCTGCGCGAGCTTATGATCGGAATCGGCGAGCATGGTTTTCTGCTCCTTTGCGCGCTTCTGACGTTGCCGTTCCTGATTCCGGTTTCGATTCCGGGCGTCAGCACCGTGTTCGGCGCGGCAATCATCCTTATCTCGCTGGCAATCACACTCAATCGCCTTCCCTGGCTGCCGCAACGCATCCTTGATCGAAAGATCGAAACCGAGAAGCTCGTGCCGACGCTCAAAAAGGGAGCCGCATTCGTCTCCAAGCTCGACCGTTTCGTGCGGCCGAGGCTGAGCTTTCTCACGCAAGGCGCATTCATGAACCGCTTCAACGGGCTGATGATCATGGCCGGCGGTGTGCTCCTGATGTTTCCACTCGGACTTATTCCGCTGTCGAACACGCTGCCCGGCATCGCGATCCTGCTCTTGTCGCTGGGCATCATCCAGCGCGACGGCCTGATGGTGGCCGGGGGCTATCTTTTCCTTATCGCGACGACGATCTATTTCGCCGTTCTCGCCTATCTGGCCCTTGCCGCCGGTCAGGGCCTTTCTCACTTCTTCGTTTCGTGA
- a CDS encoding CcdB family protein, with product MARFHVYRLKQGDTLVVDLQADLFEALNTRIMAPLIPASEFDQVMSRLNSSTKIDDKNYVIAIHLMAAIHLSELGDMVTDLSSQRDDIVTATDFVLQGF from the coding sequence ATGGCCCGCTTCCATGTCTATCGTTTGAAGCAGGGCGACACATTGGTGGTCGACCTGCAAGCCGATCTGTTCGAGGCATTGAACACGAGGATCATGGCGCCGCTCATTCCGGCATCCGAATTCGATCAGGTGATGTCACGCCTTAACTCGAGCACGAAAATCGACGATAAAAATTACGTCATTGCGATCCATCTCATGGCCGCAATACACTTGAGCGAACTCGGCGACATGGTCACAGACCTATCGAGCCAGCGCGACGATATCGTCACGGCCACGGATTTTGTATTACAAGGCTTCTGA
- a CDS encoding MFS transporter, producing MDVAEASYRSPSSLLSIASIVVSMTAVAIGNGMMLAYVPFVLTRSEAPDWVPGAAVTAIAFGGLVGCVIAGPLIRRVGHARAFSCSMALVILAALLISLGVHPLLWVFARCLYGAAGNTNFIISQSWLNHASENHWRGKAMALFYMAYVIGLGAGAWLFGQIPAEGNLAPIITIFFTTIAILPIGLTRLPTPPAPAKVSIDIPMAWRNSPVAFVGILAAGGLSMVVQGFTPIYAAANDVSQKDVAALMFVMQFGLMFIQYPMGALSDRIDRRVVLIATCALIVAAGLAALSVSFANLILLMLVFALFAGAVETVYSIANAHANDRADPSDFVPLASTMLVAWSTSATIVPMLVTMLTPVLGQRTFIYAAMAVALLYAAFVFFRLGSRERVPPQLCESFELKSAQVPNAGALIKIETQAEQVSAGTRL from the coding sequence ATGGACGTTGCGGAAGCCAGTTACAGATCTCCCTCCTCGCTTCTATCGATCGCCAGCATCGTCGTCTCGATGACGGCGGTCGCGATCGGCAACGGCATGATGCTCGCCTATGTGCCTTTCGTGCTGACACGGTCCGAGGCACCGGACTGGGTTCCGGGCGCAGCCGTGACCGCCATTGCCTTCGGCGGGCTCGTCGGCTGCGTGATCGCCGGACCGCTCATCCGCCGTGTCGGCCATGCCCGCGCGTTCTCCTGTTCAATGGCCCTCGTGATCCTCGCTGCGCTGCTGATCAGCCTTGGCGTCCATCCCCTGCTCTGGGTGTTCGCGCGCTGCCTCTACGGTGCGGCCGGCAATACCAATTTCATCATCAGCCAGAGCTGGCTGAACCACGCCAGCGAAAACCACTGGCGCGGCAAGGCGATGGCGCTGTTCTACATGGCCTATGTGATCGGCCTCGGCGCCGGCGCCTGGCTCTTCGGCCAGATCCCTGCGGAAGGCAACCTTGCGCCGATCATCACGATCTTCTTCACAACGATCGCGATCCTGCCGATCGGCCTCACCCGCCTGCCGACGCCGCCGGCGCCCGCCAAGGTCAGCATCGACATTCCGATGGCGTGGCGAAATTCTCCCGTCGCCTTCGTCGGCATCCTTGCAGCCGGCGGGCTTTCGATGGTCGTGCAGGGCTTCACGCCGATCTATGCCGCCGCCAACGACGTCAGCCAGAAGGACGTGGCGGCGCTGATGTTCGTCATGCAGTTCGGGCTGATGTTCATCCAGTATCCGATGGGCGCTCTTTCCGATCGGATCGATCGCCGTGTCGTGTTGATCGCCACCTGCGCGCTGATCGTCGCCGCCGGACTTGCGGCGCTCAGCGTCTCCTTCGCCAACCTCATCCTGCTGATGCTGGTCTTCGCGCTCTTCGCCGGTGCGGTCGAGACGGTCTACTCGATCGCCAATGCGCATGCCAACGACCGCGCCGACCCGTCCGATTTCGTGCCGCTCGCCAGCACCATGCTCGTTGCCTGGTCGACATCTGCGACCATCGTTCCGATGCTTGTCACCATGCTGACGCCGGTCCTGGGGCAGCGCACCTTCATTTACGCCGCCATGGCGGTGGCGCTGCTTTATGCCGCCTTCGTGTTCTTCCGCCTTGGCAGCCGCGAGAGAGTGCCACCGCAGCTCTGCGAAAGTTTCGAATTGAAGAGCGCGCAGGTGCCGAACGCCGGCGCGTTGATCAAGATCGAAACACAGGCCGAGCAGGTGTCAGCGGGCACGAGACTATAG
- the rnk gene encoding nucleoside diphosphate kinase regulator — MADKATRTKLPPIIINAEDHARLTALASSVLDRIPDVAEALLSELERARVATYDLPMDSVQMGSIVAFDADNGFAKEVTLVYPGEADIEAGRISVLTPIGAALIGLSVGQSIDWLDRAGKAHRMTIRSVAR, encoded by the coding sequence ATGGCGGATAAAGCAACCCGCACGAAACTTCCACCAATCATCATCAATGCCGAGGACCACGCGCGCCTTACTGCGCTCGCTTCGTCGGTGCTCGACCGCATACCCGATGTCGCCGAGGCGCTGCTTTCGGAACTCGAACGGGCACGCGTCGCTACATATGACTTGCCGATGGACAGCGTGCAGATGGGCTCGATCGTCGCCTTCGACGCCGACAATGGCTTTGCCAAGGAAGTGACGCTGGTCTATCCCGGCGAGGCCGATATCGAAGCGGGCAGAATTTCGGTGCTGACGCCGATCGGCGCGGCGCTGATCGGCCTTTCCGTCGGACAGTCGATCGACTGGCTCGACCGGGCGGGAAAGGCGCATCGCATGACGATCCGCAGCGTCGCCCGATAA
- a CDS encoding sugar O-acetyltransferase, translating to MTGSEREKMAAGEWYRCLDPELDQLRDRARKAVHQHNTLTPDERGSLAPALRELFAAAAADAFVEAPFHCSYGINIELGARVYLNAGCTILDSAPVVIGTDTMLGPGVHIYCAEHHKDPALRREGLETARPVTIGENVWIGGGAIILAGVTIGDGAIVGSGAVVTRDVAPGTTVVGNPARVR from the coding sequence ATGACGGGAAGCGAGCGTGAAAAAATGGCGGCGGGCGAGTGGTACCGCTGCCTCGATCCGGAACTCGACCAATTGCGTGATCGAGCGCGCAAGGCGGTTCACCAGCACAATACGCTCACGCCGGACGAGCGCGGCAGTCTGGCCCCGGCCTTGAGGGAGCTCTTTGCCGCCGCTGCCGCCGACGCCTTCGTCGAGGCGCCGTTCCATTGTTCCTACGGCATCAACATTGAACTCGGCGCCCGCGTCTACCTGAACGCCGGCTGCACCATCCTCGACAGCGCGCCCGTCGTCATCGGCACCGATACGATGCTGGGACCGGGCGTGCACATCTATTGCGCCGAACACCACAAGGACCCGGCGTTGCGCCGCGAGGGGTTGGAAACCGCCCGCCCCGTGACGATCGGCGAAAACGTCTGGATCGGCGGCGGCGCGATCATTCTCGCCGGAGTGACGATCGGTGACGGCGCGATCGTCGGATCGGGCGCGGTGGTGACGCGGGATGTGGCGCCGGGTACGACGGTGGTGGGGAATCCGGCGCGGGTTCGGTAG
- a CDS encoding OmpA family protein → MIKKCAILAIAAVYLSGCTTTDPYTGEQKMSNTAGGALIGAGLGAATGLLVGGSAAGRRDAALVGAGIGALGGGLVGNYMDQQEAELRAQLQGTGVSVTRAGDRIILNMPSNITFATDRDQVIPDFYSTLDSVAIVLRKFNRTLIDVDGHTDSTGSAAHNQALSERRAASVANYLGSRGIDQRRISTMGYGMERPIASNATEAGRAQNRRVEISIAPIKQG, encoded by the coding sequence ATGATCAAGAAATGCGCCATCCTGGCCATTGCGGCCGTCTATCTTTCCGGATGCACCACCACCGATCCCTATACGGGCGAGCAGAAGATGTCGAATACGGCGGGCGGTGCGCTGATCGGCGCGGGCCTTGGTGCCGCAACCGGTCTTCTGGTCGGCGGCAGCGCCGCGGGACGACGTGATGCCGCGCTTGTCGGCGCCGGCATCGGCGCGCTCGGCGGCGGTCTGGTCGGCAACTACATGGATCAGCAGGAAGCGGAGCTGCGTGCCCAGTTGCAGGGCACGGGCGTGTCGGTGACGCGTGCGGGTGACCGTATCATCCTCAACATGCCGTCGAACATCACCTTCGCGACCGACCGCGACCAGGTGATCCCGGACTTCTATTCGACGCTCGATTCGGTTGCGATCGTGTTGCGCAAGTTCAACCGCACGCTGATCGACGTCGACGGCCACACCGATTCGACCGGCAGCGCCGCCCACAACCAGGCTCTCTCCGAGCGCCGCGCGGCTTCGGTTGCCAACTATCTCGGCAGCCGCGGCATCGACCAGCGCCGCATTTCCACCATGGGCTACGGCATGGAGCGGCCGATCGCGTCGAACGCCACCGAGGCCGGCCGTGCGCAAAACCGCCGCGTCGAAATCTCGATCGCTCCGATCAAGCAGGGCTGA
- a CDS encoding helix-turn-helix domain-containing protein: MEYLNDPLERAIGERVRQLRSEQALTLDDLATRSGVSRAMISRIERGETSPTAQLLAKLCSALGTTLSALFAFDVKDASPVARRADQRLWRDPESGYLRRSVSPEGVGSPVDIVEVEFPPHARVVFERQPADRGITQHLWLFSGRLELTMEGGSHLLEAGDCLFMGLEEAHVFHNPHDEPAHYAVILCRTKV, from the coding sequence ATGGAATATCTCAACGACCCTCTCGAACGGGCCATCGGCGAACGGGTGCGGCAACTGCGAAGCGAGCAGGCGCTGACCCTCGACGATCTCGCCACGCGCTCGGGCGTCAGCCGGGCGATGATATCGCGCATCGAACGCGGCGAAACAAGCCCGACGGCGCAGCTTCTGGCAAAGCTTTGCAGCGCGCTCGGCACGACGCTTTCGGCGCTCTTCGCCTTCGACGTGAAGGATGCCTCACCGGTGGCGCGGCGCGCGGATCAGCGGCTCTGGCGCGATCCGGAAAGCGGATATTTGCGCCGGTCTGTCTCGCCGGAAGGGGTCGGCTCACCGGTCGATATCGTCGAGGTCGAGTTTCCGCCCCATGCTCGGGTCGTCTTCGAGCGCCAGCCGGCCGACCGCGGCATCACGCAGCACCTCTGGCTCTTTTCCGGCCGGCTCGAACTGACCATGGAGGGCGGATCCCATCTGCTCGAGGCGGGCGACTGCCTCTTCATGGGGCTGGAAGAGGCGCATGTCTTTCATAACCCTCATGACGAACCGGCACACTACGCCGTCATTCTCTGCCGCACCAAGGTCTAG